A DNA window from Litorivicinus lipolyticus contains the following coding sequences:
- a CDS encoding AI-2E family transporter, with the protein MEINERSYTLLNLAALVIVVAGLKQAAPVVVPLLVSAFIAMIACPPVFWLERRKVPAVVAVLGVVGVIVGFATMISMIVAGSIDGFLQALPTYQARLKAEIGAIAPVASEWGLPVDLKTLQDVVDPGAAMSLVSNLLSGLGNVLANSFLILLLVIFILLEASSLPAKIRTALRAPEAALNQFGELASKVNTYLAIKTWVSLGTGLTATVLCYAMGVDFPLVLGLLAFLLNYIPNIGSILAAIPAVLLAFLELGAGSALGVGLGYFGINTLFGNVIEPRFQGRGVGLSTFVVFFSLVFWGWLLGSVGMLLSIPLTMTVKLALNANDETRWLAVLLGPETEAKG; encoded by the coding sequence ATGGAAATCAACGAACGCTCTTACACACTGCTGAACTTGGCTGCGCTGGTGATCGTGGTGGCGGGCCTGAAGCAAGCAGCGCCGGTGGTGGTGCCGCTGTTGGTCTCGGCGTTTATCGCGATGATTGCCTGCCCGCCTGTGTTTTGGCTTGAGCGGCGCAAAGTTCCGGCGGTGGTCGCGGTACTTGGCGTAGTCGGCGTTATTGTTGGCTTCGCCACCATGATTAGCATGATTGTCGCCGGCTCCATCGATGGATTTTTACAGGCACTGCCGACGTATCAGGCGCGTTTAAAAGCTGAAATCGGTGCGATCGCGCCGGTCGCGTCTGAGTGGGGACTGCCGGTGGATTTGAAAACCCTACAGGACGTGGTCGACCCGGGCGCGGCCATGAGTTTGGTCTCGAACTTGCTGTCGGGGCTGGGCAATGTGTTGGCGAATAGCTTTCTAATTTTGTTGCTGGTGATTTTTATCCTGCTTGAGGCGTCGTCCTTGCCGGCTAAAATTCGCACGGCCCTGCGCGCGCCCGAAGCGGCACTCAATCAGTTCGGCGAATTGGCCAGTAAGGTCAATACCTACCTGGCGATCAAGACCTGGGTCAGTTTGGGCACCGGCCTGACGGCGACGGTGCTGTGCTATGCGATGGGCGTGGACTTTCCACTGGTGTTGGGGCTGTTGGCGTTTTTACTCAACTACATCCCCAATATCGGCTCGATTTTGGCGGCGATTCCGGCCGTGTTATTGGCGTTTTTGGAACTGGGCGCCGGCAGCGCGCTGGGGGTCGGTTTGGGCTACTTCGGCATCAATACCCTATTTGGCAACGTCATCGAGCCGCGCTTTCAGGGGCGTGGGGTCGGGCTGTCGACCTTTGTGGTGTTTTTCAGCTTGGTATTTTGGGGTTGGTTACTCGGCAGTGTCGGCATGCTGTTGTCGATTCCGCTGACGATGACGGTCAAGTTGGCGCTAAACGCCAACGACGAAACCCGTTGGTTGGCGGTGCTGTTGGGACCGGAAACCGAGGCGAAGGGATAA
- a CDS encoding DUF2788 domain-containing protein, with the protein MDFAQIEELVTYVGIAGLVALMCWIVYDVGTRAGVGRFGLWTMMVVLMAAPAVFVIKSIVVLIIGA; encoded by the coding sequence ATGGATTTTGCACAGATCGAAGAGTTAGTGACCTACGTTGGCATCGCCGGTTTGGTGGCCTTGATGTGTTGGATTGTCTACGACGTCGGCACCCGCGCAGGGGTCGGCAGGTTCGGTCTGTGGACCATGATGGTGGTGCTGATGGCAGCGCCGGCGGTGTTCGTGATTAAGTCCATTGTCGTACTCATAATTGGTGCCTGA
- the nhaD gene encoding sodium:proton antiporter NhaD: MFRNFLLALVCLPGMAFAAESGLDLTTHWVGFFSIAIFVLAYALVMGEEVLHLRKSKPVLIAAGVIWAAIGWVYAGTGDHHSAEAAVRHNLLEFAELMLFLLVAMTYINAMEERRLFDRLRVVLVRSGMSLRSLFWVTGALAFAISPVADNLTTALLMCAVVMAVGADNKAFIGPACINIVVGANAGGAFSPFGDITTLMVWQKGVIPFTDFFVLFLPSLVNWVIPAFIMSLFIPKDRPTAATDDVQTKRGAKRIVCFFLGTIFLAVSFHNWLHLPPVVGMMLGLGILKFFGFYLRKSLPRSLERKRALAERDGDEQALRALGEVVPFDIFSKVARAEWDTLLFFYGVVLCVGGLGFIGYLELMSSFMYLDLGPTAANILVGIMSAIVDNIPVMFAVLTMMPGMDEGQWLLVTLTAGVGGSLLSIGSAAGVALMGQARGRYTFFGHLKWTWAIALGYAASIAVHMWINSALFDGVPITV, translated from the coding sequence ATGTTTCGAAATTTTTTGTTGGCACTGGTGTGCCTGCCGGGTATGGCTTTTGCCGCCGAATCCGGTCTTGATCTGACCACCCACTGGGTCGGTTTCTTCTCAATTGCGATCTTCGTGCTGGCCTACGCCTTGGTGATGGGTGAGGAAGTGTTGCACCTACGAAAATCAAAGCCGGTTTTGATTGCCGCGGGCGTGATCTGGGCGGCCATCGGCTGGGTCTATGCGGGCACCGGCGATCACCATTCGGCCGAAGCGGCCGTGCGCCACAACTTGCTCGAATTTGCCGAATTGATGCTGTTCTTGTTGGTGGCGATGACCTACATCAACGCCATGGAAGAGCGCCGGCTGTTCGACCGCTTGCGTGTCGTACTGGTGCGTTCGGGCATGAGCTTACGCTCACTGTTTTGGGTCACCGGTGCACTGGCGTTTGCGATTTCGCCGGTCGCGGACAACCTGACCACGGCACTGCTGATGTGCGCGGTGGTGATGGCGGTTGGCGCTGACAATAAGGCCTTCATTGGCCCGGCCTGTATCAACATCGTGGTCGGCGCTAACGCCGGCGGCGCGTTCAGCCCGTTTGGCGATATTACGACCTTGATGGTGTGGCAGAAAGGCGTGATTCCGTTTACGGACTTCTTTGTATTGTTCTTGCCGTCCCTGGTTAACTGGGTCATCCCAGCCTTTATCATGTCGCTGTTCATCCCCAAAGACCGACCCACCGCGGCGACCGATGATGTGCAAACCAAGCGCGGTGCCAAGCGAATTGTGTGCTTTTTCCTGGGCACCATTTTCCTGGCGGTGAGCTTCCACAACTGGCTGCACCTGCCGCCTGTGGTTGGCATGATGCTGGGTCTGGGTATTTTGAAATTCTTTGGTTTTTACCTGCGCAAGTCATTGCCGCGTTCGTTGGAGCGCAAGCGTGCGTTGGCCGAACGCGACGGCGACGAGCAAGCGCTGCGTGCGCTGGGTGAGGTCGTGCCGTTTGATATCTTTAGCAAGGTCGCCCGTGCCGAGTGGGACACCCTGTTGTTCTTCTACGGCGTGGTCTTGTGTGTCGGCGGTTTGGGCTTTATCGGCTACTTGGAGCTGATGAGCTCGTTCATGTACTTGGATCTGGGTCCAACGGCTGCCAACATCTTGGTCGGCATTATGTCCGCCATCGTCGATAACATTCCGGTGATGTTCGCCGTGTTAACCATGATGCCCGGTATGGATGAAGGCCAATGGTTGCTGGTGACGTTGACGGCCGGTGTCGGGGGTTCGCTATTATCGATCGGTTCGGCGGCGGGTGTGGCTCTGATGGGCCAGGCACGCGGACGCTACACCTTTTTTGGCCACCTAAAGTGGACGTGGGCAATTGCGCTGGGTTACGCAGCCTCGATTGCGGTCCACATGTGGATCAACAGCGCACTATTTGATGGTGTGCCCATTACTGTTTAA
- a CDS encoding GGDEF domain-containing protein, with amino-acid sequence MLQRLFQGLLLGWVLCAGSAMAGDVNELRKLLGYGGFIHNLKNYVLRNDDTHRESAQVQLSSALTLVDRVLIAHPGHEHANTLRVTLQRYQNQLDTAQTLIESGADPTTVDRMIVTNDNPALAAIERWEALEQQSIQRAEHSSQLMHFGAVLLALVAATMCWRNIRLARRARDMDSHFTRLQDHERQVGRLLNSLSTVRDTAGIAIFEYIANDQTISKGSSLASLFEGDAPPTTLDAALGLFPAEFREPLARNLRQSVSLDSHREFDLANHDLRLRVTLEPILSSGRVLCMVQRQLAVPRDSLEEQRKTLSELADTRADRIRKLRSGLKKAQIDLVNLQKAAHKDPLTNTFNRLGFGERLRSEVQRARRKDQTLGILMVDIDHFKEVNDTFGHAIGDNALQLLANTLEGLVRSQGGDIVGRLGGDEFIVVLADATASHAERTLKMARAMLNEEPIPECPDINVRVQISGGSVTLNPATDEPGEVIKLADAALYRQKEVRHLNSNGHTIK; translated from the coding sequence TTGCTCCAACGATTGTTTCAGGGCTTGCTGTTGGGCTGGGTGCTATGCGCCGGCTCAGCCATGGCAGGCGACGTCAACGAACTACGCAAGCTGCTGGGCTATGGCGGGTTTATTCACAACCTGAAAAACTACGTTTTACGCAACGACGACACCCACCGCGAATCCGCCCAAGTCCAGTTATCATCGGCGCTTACGCTGGTGGACCGGGTATTAATTGCGCACCCTGGTCACGAGCACGCCAACACGCTGCGCGTCACCTTACAGCGCTATCAGAACCAATTGGATACCGCCCAAACCCTGATCGAGTCAGGGGCCGACCCCACTACGGTCGATCGCATGATCGTGACCAACGACAATCCAGCGCTGGCCGCCATTGAGCGCTGGGAAGCGCTGGAACAACAATCCATCCAACGAGCCGAGCACAGCTCCCAACTGATGCACTTCGGTGCCGTGTTGCTGGCGCTGGTCGCCGCGACGATGTGTTGGCGAAATATACGACTGGCACGCCGTGCACGTGACATGGACAGCCACTTCACTCGCCTGCAAGACCACGAACGTCAAGTCGGTCGCCTGCTTAATTCGCTGTCGACGGTGCGCGATACCGCCGGCATCGCAATCTTTGAGTACATCGCGAACGATCAAACGATCAGCAAGGGCAGCAGCCTCGCCAGTCTGTTTGAAGGCGATGCCCCACCGACGACCTTGGACGCCGCGCTGGGGCTATTCCCGGCCGAGTTTCGAGAGCCACTGGCGCGCAATTTACGCCAATCCGTGTCGCTGGATAGCCACCGTGAATTTGACCTCGCCAACCACGACCTGCGCCTGCGCGTGACATTGGAGCCGATCCTCTCAAGCGGTCGCGTACTGTGCATGGTTCAGCGCCAGCTGGCCGTGCCGCGCGACTCACTCGAAGAGCAACGCAAAACCCTGAGCGAACTTGCCGACACCCGCGCCGACCGAATCCGCAAACTGCGCTCGGGCCTGAAAAAAGCCCAGATTGATTTGGTTAACCTGCAAAAAGCCGCCCACAAAGACCCGCTAACCAATACATTCAACCGACTGGGGTTTGGCGAGCGCTTGCGCTCGGAAGTCCAGCGCGCTCGGCGTAAAGACCAAACCTTGGGCATCTTGATGGTCGACATCGATCACTTCAAAGAGGTCAACGATACCTTTGGCCACGCCATTGGCGACAACGCCTTACAGCTGCTAGCGAATACCTTAGAGGGTTTGGTGCGGAGTCAAGGCGGCGACATCGTCGGGCGGCTTGGCGGCGATGAGTTTATTGTCGTACTGGCGGATGCAACGGCGTCGCATGCCGAACGAACCTTGAAAATGGCGCGCGCCATGTTAAACGAAGAGCCCATTCCCGAGTGCCCCGATATCAATGTGCGTGTTCAAATCAGTGGAGGGTCGGTGACCCTCAACCCGGCTACGGATGAGCCGGGCGAGGTGATAAAGCTCGCAGATGCGGCGCTATATCGACAGAAAGAAGTCCGTCACTTAAACAGTAATGGGCACACCATCAAATAG
- the glpK gene encoding glycerol kinase GlpK: protein MTYVLALDAGTTSNRAIVFDSSGAPLSSASVALPQHFPHDGWVEHHGGDIIDGLVDSARAAIAEAGIEPGQIAAVGLTNQRETTLVWDRSTSEPVYPAIVWQDRRTAAYCADLKAAGLEPEFAAKTGLLLDPYFSGTKIRWILDHIDDGQGRAERGELAFGTVDTWVAWVLSGGQRHIMDASNAARTLLFDIDRQCWDASLMGHLNIPAAMLPSVLDSAGDLAPIQAEFFGAPLRLTGIAGDQHAALIGQACIEPGMVKSTYGTGCFMMVNTGQRRLPSQHRLLSTLAYRLNGVCTYALEGAIFNVGTSIQWLRDGLAVLDDAAQSQAMAEQARDDEVFLVPAFTGLGAPWWDANARGLICGLTRDTGRNEIVRAALDACAYQTADLLQAMEADGQPCAALRVDGGMVVNDWLCQRLADLCGVRIDRPEVTETTALGAALLAAIGAGLYPDLAQATAQWSLQRSFQSTLDAPTRGLRHRAWQGAVKRALSE from the coding sequence ATGACCTATGTATTGGCGCTCGACGCCGGCACCACTTCGAACCGCGCTATTGTCTTTGACTCGTCCGGCGCCCCCTTAAGCAGTGCCTCGGTTGCCTTGCCGCAACATTTCCCGCACGACGGCTGGGTTGAGCACCACGGCGGCGACATTATTGACGGGCTGGTCGACAGCGCCCGCGCTGCGATCGCCGAGGCTGGGATTGAGCCTGGCCAGATCGCCGCCGTTGGCTTGACCAATCAACGTGAGACCACGCTGGTGTGGGATCGTTCAACGTCCGAACCGGTGTATCCGGCGATTGTCTGGCAGGACCGGCGCACGGCCGCGTATTGCGCCGATCTAAAGGCCGCCGGGTTAGAGCCCGAGTTCGCCGCCAAAACCGGCTTGCTGTTGGATCCCTATTTTTCCGGTACTAAAATCCGCTGGATCCTGGACCACATCGATGATGGCCAAGGCCGCGCCGAACGCGGTGAACTGGCGTTCGGTACCGTGGACACGTGGGTGGCCTGGGTATTGTCCGGCGGACAGCGCCACATCATGGATGCCTCGAACGCGGCGCGCACGCTGTTGTTTGATATCGATCGTCAATGCTGGGATGCGTCGTTGATGGGGCACCTGAATATTCCGGCGGCCATGCTACCCAGTGTGCTCGATAGCGCCGGCGACTTGGCCCCTATTCAGGCCGAATTCTTTGGCGCGCCACTGCGGCTGACTGGGATTGCGGGGGACCAACACGCCGCCTTGATCGGTCAGGCCTGCATTGAGCCGGGGATGGTCAAGAGCACCTACGGAACGGGCTGTTTTATGATGGTTAACACCGGCCAGCGGCGGTTGCCGTCCCAGCATCGATTGTTGAGCACCCTGGCGTATCGCTTGAACGGTGTTTGCACCTATGCCCTGGAAGGCGCGATTTTCAATGTTGGCACGTCAATCCAGTGGCTGCGCGACGGGCTGGCGGTGCTGGATGATGCGGCCCAGTCCCAAGCCATGGCCGAGCAGGCCCGTGACGACGAGGTGTTTTTGGTCCCCGCGTTCACTGGCCTAGGCGCGCCCTGGTGGGATGCCAATGCCCGCGGCTTGATATGCGGGCTGACACGCGACACTGGGCGCAATGAAATTGTTCGCGCCGCTTTGGATGCCTGCGCCTATCAAACTGCGGATCTATTGCAGGCGATGGAAGCCGATGGCCAGCCCTGTGCGGCGCTGCGTGTCGACGGAGGTATGGTGGTGAACGATTGGCTGTGCCAGCGCTTGGCCGACCTGTGTGGGGTCCGAATTGATCGCCCCGAGGTGACCGAGACGACCGCGTTGGGGGCCGCACTGTTGGCAGCCATTGGCGCAGGCTTGTACCCGGACTTGGCGCAGGCAACGGCGCAATGGTCATTGCAGCGTTCGTTTCAGTCGACCTTGGATGCACCGACCCGCGGCTTGCGCCACCGCGCTTGGCAGGGCGCCGTTAAGCGGGCGCTGAGTGAGTGA
- a CDS encoding tripartite tricarboxylate transporter permease, which produces MVGCMPGLTATMGCALLISFTFSLPPVQGSLMLMGIFTGGIYGGSISAILIRTPGTPAAAATLLDGHPLLFRDHLEIVCPIFAGMILCQVALLVIGLSGARLFSKLINIDIRVLTPIIFLLCMVGSYSMPFSFFDVGLALGIGVVAYFVGYLLEDLTLQGGVDLSLAKWFDYDGIGRDVRNGLNFVERGFGVRGALGCSDRGHTATSKIKPCDIDWEHIFGELGVRWFHTGGICAALSDDAYEVVSEAMRVAKKHGTVVSYDLNYRPSLWEQRAGLAACQATNRALAEQVDVMMGFPGFLGVQPDGDDNRVLAAADFEGLIADAVASLAEAEALMAGSAGQTQR; this is translated from the coding sequence CTGGTCGGCTGTATGCCGGGTCTGACCGCCACCATGGGCTGTGCGCTGCTGATTTCATTTACCTTTAGCTTGCCGCCGGTTCAGGGCTCGTTAATGCTGATGGGGATTTTCACCGGCGGCATCTATGGTGGCTCCATTTCCGCCATCTTGATCCGCACGCCGGGTACCCCTGCGGCCGCGGCCACCTTGTTGGACGGCCACCCGCTGTTGTTCCGTGATCACTTGGAAATCGTTTGCCCGATCTTTGCCGGCATGATCCTGTGTCAGGTGGCGCTGTTGGTGATCGGCCTGAGTGGCGCGCGCTTGTTCTCGAAGCTGATCAATATCGATATCCGCGTGCTGACGCCGATTATCTTTTTGCTCTGCATGGTCGGTTCATATTCGATGCCTTTCAGCTTCTTTGACGTTGGGTTGGCGCTGGGCATTGGCGTGGTTGCCTACTTTGTTGGGTATTTGCTGGAAGACTTGACCTTGCAAGGCGGAGTCGATCTGTCGTTGGCCAAGTGGTTCGATTACGACGGTATCGGGCGCGACGTGCGCAACGGGCTTAACTTCGTTGAACGCGGATTTGGTGTTCGTGGTGCACTAGGGTGTTCAGATCGAGGTCACACGGCGACGTCCAAAATAAAGCCGTGTGATATAGACTGGGAACACATTTTTGGCGAGCTAGGTGTGCGCTGGTTTCACACCGGTGGTATCTGCGCGGCGCTGTCCGACGACGCCTACGAGGTGGTGTCGGAGGCCATGCGGGTCGCCAAGAAGCACGGCACTGTGGTGTCTTACGACCTCAACTACCGGCCATCGCTGTGGGAGCAGCGCGCCGGCCTCGCGGCCTGCCAAGCCACCAATCGTGCGCTGGCAGAACAGGTCGACGTCATGATGGGGTTCCCGGGCTTTTTGGGTGTGCAGCCGGACGGTGATGATAACCGGGTGTTGGCAGCCGCGGATTTCGAGGGCCTGATTGCCGACGCGGTCGCCTCGTTGGCCGAAGCCGAGGCCTTGATGGCCGGCTCGGCGGGCCAGACGCAGCGATAA
- a CDS encoding NAD(P)-dependent oxidoreductase, protein MTAKTLPTIGFAGLGLMGSAIVEHLQDLGYSLTVLGRTNRAPIDAAVARGAVEAKNGRDLASNVDVVLICVDTSKSVEAVMFGADGILEGVKPGTMVVDFGTSIPESTKNIGAQLEARGAHFMDAALGRTPAHAKDGLLNLMVGGSAEDFARMSPVFNDVGENVFHVGALAAGHTLKLINNFFGMTLATAMSEAFAIADVAGISRENLYNIMSSGPLHSPMMDFVKANAVDGDAHTLGFSIANARKDLGYYAAMVSGLNVPSFIGGATNQALTLAVAQGYGDSDVPVMVDFFQSSFANAPK, encoded by the coding sequence ATGACGGCTAAGACACTCCCCACGATCGGTTTCGCAGGCTTGGGCTTGATGGGATCTGCGATTGTTGAGCACCTCCAGGACCTGGGTTATTCGCTGACCGTATTGGGGCGCACCAACCGCGCGCCGATTGATGCGGCCGTGGCCCGCGGTGCAGTCGAGGCTAAAAACGGTCGTGATTTGGCGTCGAATGTAGACGTGGTGCTGATCTGCGTAGACACCTCAAAGTCGGTTGAAGCGGTCATGTTTGGCGCCGATGGCATTCTTGAGGGCGTTAAGCCGGGCACTATGGTTGTCGACTTTGGCACCTCGATTCCCGAATCAACCAAGAACATTGGCGCGCAGCTGGAAGCCCGCGGCGCACACTTTATGGACGCTGCGCTGGGTCGTACGCCTGCGCACGCCAAGGACGGTTTGCTGAACCTGATGGTCGGTGGATCGGCCGAAGACTTCGCACGGATGTCCCCGGTATTTAACGATGTCGGCGAAAACGTCTTTCATGTCGGCGCCTTGGCGGCCGGTCACACGCTGAAATTGATCAATAACTTTTTTGGCATGACCCTGGCAACCGCGATGTCCGAAGCCTTCGCCATTGCGGACGTGGCCGGCATTTCGCGCGAAAACCTGTACAACATTATGTCCAGCGGCCCGCTGCACTCGCCGATGATGGACTTTGTCAAAGCCAACGCCGTTGACGGTGACGCCCACACATTGGGCTTCTCCATCGCCAACGCCCGCAAAGACCTGGGCTACTACGCCGCGATGGTGTCTGGATTGAACGTACCGAGTTTTATTGGGGGCGCCACCAACCAGGCGCTGACCCTGGCGGTCGCTCAAGGTTACGGCGACAGCGATGTGCCGGTGATGGTGGATTTCTTCCAGTCATCGTTCGCCAACGCGCCCAAGTAA
- a CDS encoding LysE family translocator: MLTFALAVFLLIITPGPGVLSLAGVGAASGWRPGLRYLAGLWLGTNIVCFAIISGLAAVVLADPVIRTGLLVLSALYLGFLAFKIAFAGAKIAFITLAAPGFVAGITLQLINPKAYAVNTALFSSFAFYPASFAVETGLKLVIVNLIWLPLHLLWLYAGAKVNRMDLAARTQRIINVAMAACLLGVVGLSVWSML; encoded by the coding sequence ATGCTGACCTTTGCGCTTGCTGTTTTTCTGTTGATCATCACGCCCGGACCGGGTGTTTTGTCGTTGGCAGGGGTCGGCGCGGCGTCCGGCTGGCGCCCAGGCTTACGGTATTTAGCCGGGTTGTGGCTGGGTACCAATATTGTTTGCTTTGCGATTATCTCGGGCCTGGCTGCGGTGGTGTTAGCGGACCCAGTTATTCGCACCGGACTGCTGGTGTTGTCGGCGCTGTACCTGGGTTTCCTGGCTTTCAAAATTGCCTTTGCCGGAGCCAAGATCGCCTTTATCACGCTGGCCGCACCGGGCTTTGTGGCCGGGATTACACTGCAATTGATTAATCCCAAGGCCTACGCGGTCAATACCGCGCTGTTCAGCAGTTTCGCGTTTTACCCGGCCAGCTTCGCGGTTGAAACGGGCCTGAAGTTGGTGATCGTGAACCTGATTTGGTTGCCGCTGCATCTGCTGTGGCTTTACGCCGGGGCCAAGGTCAACCGTATGGATTTGGCCGCGCGCACCCAGCGCATTATTAACGTGGCGATGGCCGCCTGTTTGCTCGGTGTGGTCGGCTTGTCGGTTTGGTCAATGCTGTAA
- a CDS encoding nucleoside/nucleotide kinase family protein — MINTDINTLTAQIEAIRVPGQRQLIALAGAPGSGKSTLANRLADALGEQACVLPMDGFHHSNAWLDARQLRPRKGAPNTFDVDALDRLLAQARIKHDLTIPTFDRTCDAVVIDGGRIPPSCDWVVVEGNYLLAQAAPWQALRRHFDLAVYLDVPINELERRLTQRWLDLGMGLETARAKVEGNDLPNAAWVIEHTHTADYRISGADSSF, encoded by the coding sequence ATGATTAACACCGACATCAACACGCTGACCGCCCAAATCGAGGCCATTCGGGTGCCCGGACAACGGCAACTGATTGCACTGGCAGGCGCCCCCGGCAGTGGTAAATCAACGCTCGCCAATCGCCTCGCCGACGCCCTCGGCGAACAGGCCTGCGTGCTACCGATGGATGGATTTCACCACAGCAATGCGTGGTTGGATGCACGGCAATTGCGCCCGCGCAAAGGGGCACCCAATACCTTTGACGTCGACGCCTTGGATCGTTTGTTGGCGCAAGCCCGGATCAAACACGACCTAACAATCCCGACCTTTGATCGAACCTGCGATGCCGTGGTGATCGATGGCGGGCGGATCCCGCCGAGCTGTGATTGGGTGGTGGTCGAGGGCAACTATCTATTGGCGCAGGCAGCGCCCTGGCAGGCACTGCGCAGGCACTTTGACCTGGCGGTGTATCTGGACGTACCCATCAACGAATTGGAGCGCCGTTTAACCCAGCGCTGGCTGGATTTGGGCATGGGTTTGGAGACTGCAAGAGCGAAGGTTGAAGGCAATGACCTGCCCAATGCCGCCTGGGTGATTGAACACACCCACACGGCTGATTACCGGATCAGCGGGGCTGACAGCAGCTTCTAG
- a CDS encoding alpha-ketoglutarate-dependent dioxygenase AlkB family protein, translated as MMPPTLHLPLLDATTADLFFQRLLAEGNWRQYQLNLYGRTVTEPRLIDWAGAVTYRYSGRVLEPRPLSPLLCSLREQVERTLGMRFNHVLINRYRDGNDYMGWHRDNEPELGSDPTIASLSLGQARPFQMRTLAKTDPHEWLLESGSLFVMQPGCQRYWQHQLPKRALSRIPGERINLTFRQVQT; from the coding sequence ATGATGCCGCCGACCCTACACCTGCCGTTGTTAGACGCCACCACCGCAGACCTGTTTTTCCAACGGCTATTGGCCGAGGGTAACTGGCGCCAATACCAGCTGAACCTCTATGGTCGAACGGTCACCGAACCGCGCCTGATCGACTGGGCCGGCGCCGTGACGTATCGCTACAGCGGCCGGGTGTTAGAGCCGCGCCCACTGTCACCGCTACTGTGCAGCCTGCGCGAGCAAGTCGAGCGCACCCTGGGAATGCGCTTTAACCACGTGTTGATCAATCGCTACCGCGACGGCAACGACTACATGGGCTGGCACCGTGATAACGAGCCGGAGCTGGGAAGCGATCCGACCATCGCCAGCTTGTCACTGGGTCAAGCGCGACCTTTTCAAATGCGCACACTGGCTAAAACCGACCCGCACGAGTGGCTATTGGAATCGGGCTCGCTGTTTGTGATGCAGCCCGGATGCCAACGCTATTGGCAACACCAGCTACCCAAACGGGCGCTATCGCGCATTCCCGGCGAACGCATCAACCTTACCTTTCGACAGGTCCAGACATGA
- a CDS encoding LytTR family DNA-binding domain-containing protein has protein sequence MSKLSTPHPIQAVATLAIAATLAGCGADLLSSVLAAIALNIFNLWPVPIAQALGRRQLIPALTGWTALIALLVSRTTPAMDFLPTWLGFFAIAWLVWTGQSLTAAAQTTELESDRANTGSTLPRWLTEFIDAHGAPSHLRTSRNYIEVCGDVHSSYVRISMASAAEQIPSELGLRIHKEYYVMRAAISGHERDGNRHILVLSDTVKLPVGRAFLSDVRAQGLLD, from the coding sequence ATGAGCAAACTAAGTACGCCGCACCCCATTCAAGCCGTTGCCACCCTTGCCATCGCCGCCACGCTTGCCGGCTGCGGCGCCGACCTGTTGTCGTCCGTCCTGGCCGCCATCGCACTGAACATCTTCAATCTGTGGCCGGTGCCGATTGCGCAGGCCCTTGGCCGACGACAGCTGATCCCAGCACTGACCGGTTGGACCGCCTTAATCGCCCTATTGGTGTCGCGGACGACCCCGGCCATGGACTTTTTGCCGACCTGGCTAGGGTTTTTCGCGATTGCTTGGCTGGTATGGACCGGGCAATCGCTGACGGCCGCCGCACAAACAACTGAGCTTGAATCAGACCGGGCAAACACAGGCAGCACACTGCCGCGCTGGCTGACAGAGTTCATAGACGCCCATGGTGCACCGAGCCATCTGCGCACCTCGCGCAACTACATTGAAGTATGCGGCGACGTGCACTCAAGCTACGTACGCATCTCAATGGCGTCCGCCGCAGAACAAATCCCGAGCGAACTTGGGCTGCGTATTCACAAAGAGTATTACGTCATGCGCGCGGCCATCAGCGGCCACGAACGTGACGGCAATCGACACATTTTGGTGCTAAGCGATACGGTTAAGTTGCCTGTTGGGCGCGCGTTTTTGAGTGATGTCCGCGCCCAAGGCTTGCTGGATTAG